The Paraburkholderia sp. SOS3 genome includes a region encoding these proteins:
- the gspG gene encoding type II secretion system major pseudopilin GspG, translating to MAVVARARGAQSLHAQPRARRRQGFTLLELLVVLLIIALLAGYVGPKLFGEVGKARSKTAASQMKGIGSALDRYRLDTGHYPAGDAGLAALMTNQGNTPGWDGPYMSSAIPNDPWGKPYNYRVPGENGKDYDLFTYGADGKPGGTGEDADIFAK from the coding sequence ATGGCCGTCGTTGCGCGGGCGCGCGGCGCGCAATCGTTGCATGCGCAACCACGCGCGCGCCGTCGGCAAGGCTTTACGTTGCTCGAACTGCTCGTGGTGCTGCTCATCATTGCATTGCTCGCCGGCTACGTCGGCCCGAAGCTGTTCGGGGAAGTCGGCAAGGCGCGCAGCAAAACCGCGGCCTCGCAAATGAAGGGAATCGGCAGCGCACTCGATCGCTACCGCCTCGATACGGGCCACTATCCGGCGGGCGATGCCGGTCTGGCCGCATTGATGACGAACCAGGGCAACACGCCGGGCTGGGATGGTCCCTACATGAGCAGCGCGATTCCGAACGATCCATGGGGAAAACCGTACAACTACCGGGTCCCCGGAGAAAACGGAAAAGACTACGACCTCTTTACTTACGGCGCGGACGGCAAGCCGGGCGGCACGGGCGAGGACGCAGACATCTTTGCGAAGTAG